One Nocardia iowensis DNA window includes the following coding sequences:
- a CDS encoding sulfotransferase family protein yields the protein MIGRDDVGTIDDLHASATKVVGLDDFGADDYRTGLEVLLESYAEDAELTPFGNKVNRAFLRGALIARLLSEAAWQRFPEHAEVAIEQPIFVTGLPRSGTTAVHRLLNADPAHQGLEMWLTEMPQPRPPRETWASNPVYQRIEAAFEKHHVEHPEFMGVHHISADQVEECWQLLRQSAMSVSYECLAYLPGYSEWLREQDWTAAYRRHRRNLQLIGLPDARRRWVLKNPSHLFALDAIFEVYPDALVIQMHRDPRTIIASVCSLNEQASAGWSDKFRGPVVGATQLDLWARGADRFLADRKRHNAAQFCDVDYDDFVADPIGTVASIYRHFDLPLTEEATSAMTSLHAQSTSGAARPAHRYTLADFGLTAEQVDERFGEYREAYFPNR from the coding sequence GTGATCGGTAGGGACGATGTCGGGACCATCGACGATCTGCACGCGTCGGCGACCAAGGTCGTCGGGCTGGACGATTTCGGTGCCGACGACTACCGCACGGGCCTCGAAGTGCTGCTCGAGTCCTATGCCGAGGACGCTGAGCTGACGCCGTTCGGCAACAAGGTGAATCGCGCGTTCCTGCGTGGGGCGCTGATCGCCCGGCTGCTGAGTGAGGCCGCGTGGCAACGCTTTCCGGAACACGCCGAGGTGGCGATCGAGCAGCCGATCTTCGTGACCGGGCTGCCGCGCTCGGGGACGACGGCGGTACACCGGCTGCTCAACGCCGACCCGGCGCACCAGGGCTTGGAGATGTGGCTGACCGAAATGCCACAGCCCCGGCCGCCGCGGGAGACGTGGGCGAGCAATCCGGTGTACCAGCGGATCGAGGCCGCATTCGAGAAGCATCACGTGGAGCATCCCGAATTCATGGGCGTGCACCATATTTCGGCCGACCAGGTGGAGGAGTGCTGGCAGTTGCTCCGGCAGTCGGCCATGTCGGTGTCCTACGAATGCCTCGCCTATCTGCCCGGCTACTCCGAGTGGCTGCGCGAGCAGGACTGGACCGCCGCCTATCGCAGGCACCGGCGCAACCTCCAGCTGATCGGCCTGCCCGACGCCAGACGACGCTGGGTACTGAAGAACCCGAGCCATTTGTTCGCCCTCGACGCCATTTTCGAGGTCTACCCGGACGCGCTCGTCATCCAGATGCACCGCGACCCGCGAACCATCATCGCCTCGGTATGCAGCCTCAACGAGCAGGCCTCGGCGGGCTGGTCGGACAAGTTCCGCGGACCGGTGGTCGGCGCCACCCAACTGGACCTGTGGGCCCGCGGCGCCGACCGTTTCCTGGCAGACCGCAAGCGCCACAACGCCGCCCAATTCTGCGACGTCGACTACGACGACTTCGTCGCCGACCCGATCGGCACCGTCGCATCGATCTACCGGCACTTCGATCTGCCGTTGACCGAGGAGGCAACGTCGGCGATGACGTCACTGCACGCGCAAAGCACCTCCGGCGCAGCACGTCCCGCCCACCGCTACACCCTCGCCGACTTCGGTCTCACCGCCGAACAGGTCGACGAACGTTTCGGGGAATACCGGGAGGCATACTTTCCGAACCGGTGA
- a CDS encoding RNA polymerase sigma factor, whose translation MSPDQSAEQARRAVETVWRMEWPRLVAGLTRVVGDIDAAEELAQDALVAALEQWPRDGVPPNPGGWLMLTAKHRAIDRVRRNQTFARKLAELGHELVTEQPDSPEPDNAVEDDLLRMMFTACHPVLPEQARVALTLRLLGGLTTEEIARAFVVTESTVAQRIVRAKRTIAAKRVPYEVPGSDELPERLNSVLAVVYLIFNEGYSATTGNDWVRFELCQDALRLGRVLAELLPAEPEVHGLVALLELQASRLPARTGPANDVVLLADQNRSRWDRLLIRRGLAALGRANAVARDRSLPPGSYALQAAIAAVHAMAATPGDTDWRRIAGLYAVLAERFPSPIVELNRAVAVSKVHGPAAGLDLVDTLVTAGVLDTYHLRYAVRGDLLVQLDRYEEARAEFTRAAELTGNKAERALLLDRAAASARRASVAGEIRSGGT comes from the coding sequence ATGAGCCCGGACCAGTCGGCCGAGCAGGCCCGCCGCGCCGTGGAAACGGTGTGGCGGATGGAATGGCCGCGGCTGGTCGCGGGGCTCACCCGCGTCGTCGGCGATATCGACGCCGCCGAGGAACTGGCGCAGGACGCGTTGGTCGCGGCGCTGGAGCAGTGGCCGCGCGACGGGGTGCCGCCGAATCCCGGCGGATGGCTGATGCTCACCGCCAAGCATCGGGCCATCGATCGGGTTCGACGCAACCAGACGTTCGCCCGCAAGCTGGCAGAACTCGGTCACGAACTGGTGACCGAGCAGCCGGACTCGCCGGAACCGGACAATGCCGTCGAGGACGATCTGCTGCGGATGATGTTCACCGCGTGCCATCCGGTGTTGCCGGAGCAGGCGCGGGTGGCGCTCACCCTGCGGCTGCTCGGCGGCCTGACCACCGAGGAGATCGCCCGCGCCTTCGTTGTCACGGAATCGACGGTGGCGCAACGCATCGTCCGCGCCAAACGAACGATCGCCGCGAAACGGGTGCCCTACGAGGTCCCCGGCAGCGATGAACTGCCCGAGCGGCTGAACTCGGTCCTCGCCGTCGTGTATCTGATCTTCAACGAGGGATACTCGGCGACCACCGGCAACGATTGGGTCCGCTTCGAGCTGTGCCAGGACGCACTCCGGCTCGGCCGCGTCCTCGCTGAACTGCTGCCCGCCGAACCCGAGGTACACGGACTGGTCGCGCTGCTGGAACTACAGGCCTCGCGGCTGCCCGCACGGACCGGGCCCGCGAATGATGTTGTCCTGCTTGCCGACCAGAACAGGTCGCGATGGGACCGGTTGCTGATCCGGCGCGGGTTGGCGGCGCTCGGTCGCGCCAACGCCGTCGCACGGGACCGTTCTTTGCCACCGGGCAGCTACGCGTTGCAGGCGGCGATCGCCGCCGTGCATGCCATGGCGGCGACGCCGGGCGATACCGATTGGCGGCGCATCGCCGGGCTGTACGCGGTGCTGGCCGAACGCTTTCCGTCGCCGATCGTCGAATTGAATCGCGCGGTGGCGGTGAGCAAGGTGCACGGCCCCGCCGCCGGTCTGGACCTCGTCGACACGCTGGTGACCGCGGGTGTGCTGGATACCTATCATCTGCGCTACGCCGTGCGTGGGGATCTACTCGTCCAGCTGGATCGCTACGAGGAGGCGCGTGCCGAGTTCACCCGCGCCGCGGAATTGACCGGCAATAAGGCCGAACGGGCGCTGCTGCTCGATCGCGCGGCCGCATCGGCTCGCAGGGCATCCGTCGCCGGTGAAATTCGATCCGGCGGTACATGA
- a CDS encoding SDR family oxidoreductase: MLLQDKVVVVSGVGPGLGRAIAVRSAQAGADVVLASRTESRLTEVAKEITELGRRAVVVPTDINDAAAAANLVETAQRAFGRVDTLVNNAFAIPPIMDLADVDLDQVRAGFETNVLAALRLTRLFLPALDESKGSVVMINSAVLRHSRRTFGPYKMAKASLLALAQSLATELGPRGIRVNTIAPGYIWADNLKWYFNYLAEQRGITADEVYAETAKTIDLRKLPEPDEIADAVVFFASSMARAITGACLDVNGGEYHH; the protein is encoded by the coding sequence ATGTTGTTGCAGGACAAAGTTGTCGTCGTCTCCGGAGTGGGCCCCGGGCTCGGGCGAGCCATCGCGGTGCGGAGCGCGCAGGCAGGCGCCGACGTGGTCCTCGCGTCGCGCACCGAATCGCGACTCACCGAGGTGGCCAAGGAAATCACCGAGCTCGGCAGGCGCGCGGTGGTGGTGCCGACCGACATCAACGACGCGGCCGCCGCCGCGAATCTTGTCGAGACCGCGCAGCGCGCGTTCGGCCGGGTGGACACCCTGGTGAACAACGCGTTCGCGATCCCGCCGATCATGGACCTCGCCGACGTCGACCTGGACCAGGTGCGCGCCGGTTTCGAGACCAATGTGCTGGCGGCGCTGCGGTTGACGCGGCTGTTCCTCCCCGCGCTCGACGAGTCCAAGGGTTCGGTGGTGATGATCAACTCGGCGGTGCTGCGGCACTCCCGGCGCACCTTCGGGCCGTACAAGATGGCCAAGGCAAGCCTGCTCGCGCTGGCGCAGAGCCTGGCCACCGAGCTCGGACCGCGCGGCATCCGGGTCAATACCATTGCCCCGGGCTACATCTGGGCCGACAACTTGAAGTGGTACTTCAATTATCTGGCCGAACAGCGCGGCATTACCGCCGACGAGGTCTATGCCGAGACGGCGAAGACCATCGACCTGCGCAAGCTGCCCGAACCCGACGAGATCGCCGACGCGGTCGTGTTCTTCGCGTCGTCCATGGCGCGCGCGATCACCGGGGCCTGCCTGGATGTCAACGGCGGCGAATACCACCACTGA
- a CDS encoding PaaI family thioesterase, whose translation MNEQQAGDSLPSEEHHEGAFRPMSELINAQESNVDITRGGPHYGEFVEQVRGLMDRARLASPSDELAVETIGLLKQLNDKLDAAIVDEWSTPTWTRHDLPARGNITLPPFMIDHADRDGVDARITFRTFHLGGNNAAHGGQIAVGFDDLLGMAAAVHAGAVTRTASLTVDYRSITPLDTELRVRAWAERQEGRKVYVRATLHDGDRLCAEANGLFIVLKPGQP comes from the coding sequence ATGAACGAACAGCAGGCCGGTGACTCGCTGCCGAGCGAGGAGCACCACGAGGGCGCGTTCCGGCCGATGAGCGAGCTGATCAACGCGCAGGAAAGCAACGTCGACATCACCCGCGGCGGTCCGCACTACGGCGAGTTCGTCGAGCAGGTGCGCGGACTGATGGATCGCGCCCGGCTCGCCTCCCCGTCGGACGAGCTCGCGGTGGAGACGATCGGCCTGCTCAAGCAGCTCAACGACAAATTGGACGCCGCGATCGTCGACGAGTGGTCGACACCCACCTGGACGCGCCACGACCTGCCCGCCCGCGGCAACATCACGCTGCCACCGTTCATGATCGACCACGCCGACCGCGACGGTGTCGACGCCCGCATCACCTTCCGCACCTTCCATCTCGGCGGCAACAATGCCGCCCACGGCGGCCAGATCGCCGTCGGCTTCGACGACCTGCTCGGCATGGCCGCGGCGGTGCACGCGGGCGCGGTGACCAGGACCGCGTCGCTCACCGTCGATTACCGCTCCATCACACCGCTCGACACCGAACTCCGGGTCCGCGCCTGGGCCGAACGCCAAGAGGGCCGCAAGGTCTACGTCCGCGCCACCCTGCACGACGGCGACCGCCTCTGCGCCGAAGCCAACGGCCTGTTCATCGTCCTGAAGCCCGGCCAGCCGTGA
- a CDS encoding FadR/GntR family transcriptional regulator, which produces MVSQVRRHPLAAQAAELLLARIKAGEWPLGHRLPGETTLAAQLGVGRSTLREAIRELAGKGVLDSRQGAGVFVTALDTTDDWDVVLRRATIASVIEARIAIEAEAAALAARRRTPADLRALRRALAAREAHGEPIADHVDADMAFHRTVLVAAHNEVLTQLFDSFLPRLRLAMIDMLKIRPVPSEAADHAAHERLVDAIAARNSTAAAEFSRSHLTTLQEAFT; this is translated from the coding sequence ATGGTTTCGCAGGTACGGCGCCACCCGCTGGCTGCGCAGGCGGCCGAGCTGCTGCTGGCGCGCATCAAGGCAGGCGAATGGCCACTGGGACATCGCCTTCCGGGCGAGACGACGCTCGCCGCACAGCTCGGGGTCGGCCGCTCGACGCTGCGTGAGGCGATCCGCGAGCTGGCGGGCAAGGGCGTGCTCGACAGCCGTCAGGGTGCTGGCGTATTCGTCACGGCCCTGGACACGACCGACGACTGGGACGTCGTGCTGCGCCGCGCCACCATCGCCTCGGTGATCGAGGCCCGCATCGCCATCGAGGCGGAGGCCGCCGCGCTCGCCGCGCGGCGCCGCACACCCGCCGACCTTCGTGCCTTGCGCCGCGCACTGGCCGCGCGCGAGGCACACGGCGAACCGATCGCCGACCACGTCGACGCGGACATGGCCTTTCACCGCACCGTGCTCGTCGCCGCGCACAACGAGGTGCTGACCCAACTCTTCGACAGCTTCCTCCCCCGGCTGCGGCTCGCGATGATCGACATGCTCAAGATCCGCCCCGTCCCGTCCGAGGCCGCCGATCACGCCGCACACGAGCGACTGGTCGACGCGATTGCCGCCCGAAATTCCACGGCCGCAGCGGAATTCAGCCGCTCCCATCTGACTACTTTGCAGGAGGCATTCACATGA
- a CDS encoding YciI family protein — MRYMMLIHVDPATAPEPDAALMEQMGKVIEEMTKAGVLLDTNGLRPITEATKITQTGGKQTVIDGPFTESKEVVGGYCILQTKSKEEAVEWSARFLAVHGPEWDIEVEIRQIAEPA; from the coding sequence ATGCGCTACATGATGTTGATCCATGTCGACCCGGCCACCGCGCCGGAGCCGGACGCGGCACTGATGGAGCAAATGGGCAAGGTGATCGAGGAGATGACCAAGGCGGGCGTGCTGCTGGACACCAATGGACTGCGCCCGATCACCGAGGCCACCAAGATCACCCAGACCGGCGGCAAGCAGACCGTGATCGACGGCCCGTTCACCGAATCCAAGGAGGTCGTCGGCGGATACTGCATCCTGCAGACGAAGTCGAAGGAAGAAGCCGTGGAATGGTCCGCACGGTTCCTCGCGGTGCACGGGCCGGAGTGGGATATCGAGGTCGAGATCCGGCAGATCGCCGAACCGGCCTGA
- a CDS encoding helix-turn-helix domain-containing protein, translating into MVDRRSAPTVRVVQVLDYLVEQRGKRFGLSELARALDLAKPTCLGILTELTAGGYLVRDADTLTYGLGPALIAAGRVAQDSFAISALARTELEKLTARYRTTCTASAVVGDQIMVLESTGPGMVKVGAAYHFAPPVGLMYVLWDTDAAFDAWLAKPPTVPLQQDEARLRQVVAECRERGYLVESLTSAGRRLYSMLAGFAARELPDELRELVGELVTSLGERVYLGTDLRPRKEHPVSLLAAPTYGGDGRQNMVLTMYVGASITGAEIDRRGTALVAAADAVTAASGGQRPQP; encoded by the coding sequence ATGGTCGACCGTCGATCCGCACCCACCGTGCGGGTGGTGCAGGTACTGGATTACCTCGTCGAGCAGCGGGGCAAGCGGTTCGGCCTGTCCGAGCTCGCGCGGGCGCTCGACCTCGCGAAACCGACCTGCCTCGGCATCCTGACCGAGCTGACCGCAGGCGGCTACCTGGTGCGCGACGCCGACACGCTGACCTACGGCCTCGGACCCGCGCTCATCGCGGCGGGCCGGGTTGCTCAGGACAGCTTCGCGATATCCGCGCTCGCCCGCACCGAGCTGGAGAAACTCACCGCGCGATACCGCACCACCTGCACCGCGTCGGCCGTGGTCGGCGACCAGATCATGGTGCTGGAAAGCACCGGGCCTGGCATGGTGAAGGTCGGCGCGGCCTATCACTTCGCGCCGCCCGTCGGCCTGATGTACGTGCTGTGGGACACCGACGCCGCGTTCGACGCCTGGCTGGCCAAGCCCCCGACCGTGCCGCTACAGCAGGACGAGGCGCGATTGCGGCAGGTGGTCGCCGAATGCCGCGAGCGCGGCTACCTCGTGGAAAGCCTCACCTCCGCCGGGCGGCGCCTGTACTCGATGCTGGCGGGTTTCGCCGCCCGCGAGCTGCCCGACGAGCTGCGTGAACTGGTCGGCGAGCTGGTCACGAGCCTCGGCGAGCGGGTGTATCTCGGCACGGATCTGCGGCCGCGCAAGGAGCACCCGGTCAGCCTGCTCGCCGCGCCCACCTACGGCGGCGACGGCAGGCAGAACATGGTGCTGACCATGTACGTCGGCGCGTCCATCACCGGCGCCGAAATCGACAGGCGCGGAACAGCCCTCGTCGCCGCGGCGGATGCGGTGACGGCCGCGTCGGGCGGTCAGCGACCACAGCCGTGA
- a CDS encoding ABC transporter ATP-binding protein, translated as MTGAPVLELTDVTFRREGKKIINGISLTVHAGEHWALLGPNGAGKSTLLGFCGAVMFPTTGTVRVLGEQLGRVELQRLRRSIGHVNPRHPLRYPLTIREVVLTGLTATIDTPMRWTPTADQLARADAMIDTVGLTGKADNTWPTLSQGERGRTLIARALIAEPRLLLFDEPSTGLDLAAREQLLETIDTLGDTHPEVASVLVTHHLEELPSTTTHALLIADGHTIAAGPARETLTTDTVTTAFAHPVEVRYDGRWTARAAHTRPAWPT; from the coding sequence ATGACCGGCGCGCCGGTGCTCGAACTGACGGACGTGACGTTCCGCCGCGAGGGCAAGAAAATCATCAACGGCATCTCGCTGACCGTGCACGCGGGCGAACACTGGGCGCTGCTCGGGCCGAACGGCGCGGGCAAGAGCACGCTGCTCGGCTTCTGCGGTGCCGTCATGTTCCCCACCACGGGCACGGTGCGCGTGCTCGGCGAACAGCTCGGCCGGGTCGAACTGCAACGCCTGCGCCGCTCCATCGGCCATGTGAACCCGCGCCATCCGCTGCGTTATCCCCTGACGATTCGCGAGGTCGTGCTGACCGGCCTGACCGCCACCATCGATACCCCGATGCGCTGGACCCCCACGGCGGACCAGCTCGCTCGCGCCGACGCGATGATCGACACCGTCGGCCTAACCGGCAAGGCCGACAACACCTGGCCGACGCTGTCCCAGGGCGAGCGCGGTCGCACCCTGATCGCCCGCGCCCTCATCGCCGAGCCCCGGCTGCTGCTGTTCGACGAACCCTCCACCGGCCTGGACCTCGCCGCCCGCGAACAACTCCTGGAAACCATCGACACCCTCGGCGACACCCACCCCGAGGTCGCCTCGGTCCTGGTCACCCACCACCTCGAGGAACTCCCGAGCACGACCACCCACGCCCTGCTCATCGCCGACGGCCACACAATTGCCGCGGGCCCCGCCCGCGAAACCCTCACCACCGACACCGTCACCACCGCCTTCGCCCACCCCGTCGAGGTTCGCTACGACGGCCGCTGGACCGCCCGAGCCGCCCACACCCGCCCCGCCTGGCCCACCTAG
- a CDS encoding alpha/beta fold hydrolase, whose amino-acid sequence MAKDVQLGEVRTWYDETGDGEPVLLLHGGFVDSRSFEPAVAGLAEHFRVYRMDRRGHGRTPDVEGPISYDLMAQDTIAFLDTVVGGSAHLVGYSDGAIVALLVAIRRPDLVRKLVSISGNFHHDGLLPGVLDGFAHEEPMRRLAARYGEVSPDGEEHFGVVADKLIRMARAEPTLTVEELGGITSRTLVIAADDDAMSLEHTIALYRAIPNSELAIVPGASHLLVVEKPAEVYRLVGIFLTTDATQTFQPIRRA is encoded by the coding sequence ATGGCGAAAGATGTTCAGCTCGGCGAGGTCCGGACTTGGTATGACGAAACGGGCGACGGCGAGCCGGTGCTGTTGTTGCACGGCGGGTTCGTGGACTCACGGTCGTTCGAGCCGGCGGTCGCCGGACTGGCCGAGCATTTCCGGGTTTACCGCATGGATCGGCGCGGTCACGGCCGCACCCCTGATGTCGAGGGGCCGATCTCCTACGACCTAATGGCACAGGACACCATCGCTTTTCTGGACACGGTGGTCGGCGGTTCCGCGCACCTGGTCGGCTACAGCGACGGCGCGATCGTCGCCTTGCTGGTCGCGATTCGCCGACCGGATCTGGTGCGCAAGCTCGTCTCGATCAGCGGCAACTTCCACCACGACGGTCTGTTGCCCGGCGTGCTGGACGGTTTCGCGCACGAGGAACCGATGCGGCGCTTGGCGGCCCGCTACGGCGAGGTGTCACCGGACGGCGAGGAGCACTTCGGTGTCGTCGCCGACAAGCTGATCCGGATGGCGCGGGCCGAACCGACGCTGACCGTCGAGGAACTCGGCGGCATCACCAGCCGGACCCTGGTCATCGCCGCAGACGACGACGCGATGAGCCTCGAACACACGATCGCCCTCTACCGAGCGATCCCGAATTCCGAGCTCGCCATCGTTCCCGGCGCGTCCCACCTGCTGGTCGTGGAAAAGCCGGCCGAGGTGTACCGCCTCGTCGGGATCTTCCTCACCACCGACGCGACACAAACCTTTCAACCCATCCGCCGCGCCTGA
- a CDS encoding HAD family hydrolase — translation MGITAVVFDMDGVLIDSEPVWERVRRDYVAERGGKWLPDAQQRLMGMSTREWSEYLSTDLGVDEPPDTVAREVIDRMAAHYDRDVPLLPGAIDAVQRMSEKWPLGVASSSPRALIDVVLGRTGLIEFFNVTFSTEEVDRGKPAPDVYVAVAAFLRQRPTECAAVEDSSNGLRSAHAAGMRVIAAPRPEYPPAPDALALAAHVINDLNELTPTLVTDPS, via the coding sequence ATGGGTATTACGGCGGTTGTCTTCGACATGGACGGCGTACTGATCGACTCCGAGCCGGTGTGGGAGCGGGTACGGCGGGACTATGTCGCCGAACGCGGCGGGAAGTGGCTGCCCGATGCTCAGCAACGGTTGATGGGCATGAGTACCCGGGAATGGTCGGAGTACCTGAGCACCGACCTCGGTGTCGATGAACCGCCGGACACGGTGGCGCGCGAGGTGATCGACCGAATGGCCGCGCACTACGACCGCGATGTCCCGCTGCTGCCGGGCGCGATCGACGCCGTGCAGCGGATGAGTGAGAAATGGCCGCTCGGCGTGGCCAGCTCGTCGCCGCGGGCATTGATCGACGTCGTCCTCGGCCGCACTGGACTGATCGAATTCTTCAACGTCACCTTCTCGACCGAAGAGGTCGACCGCGGCAAACCGGCTCCCGACGTCTATGTGGCCGTGGCCGCCTTCCTTCGCCAACGCCCCACCGAGTGTGCCGCGGTAGAGGATTCGAGCAACGGCCTCCGCTCCGCCCACGCCGCGGGCATGCGCGTGATCGCCGCCCCCCGTCCCGAATACCCACCCGCCCCTGACGCCCTCGCCCTCGCCGCCCACGTCATCAACGACCTCAACGAACTAACCCCCACCCTGGTCACCGACCCCTCCTGA
- the cysD gene encoding sulfate adenylyltransferase subunit CysD: MSQYAKSTASTYELPHLDALEAESAHIFREVAATFERPVLLFSGGKDSVVMLHLAAKAFWPAPLPFPVLHIDTGHNFDEVIAYRDETVARFGLRLVVGKVQDDIDAGRVVEETGPRASRNRLQTTTLLRAIQEGSFDAVFGGARRDEEKARAKERVFSFRDEYGQWDPRSQRPELWNLYNGRHRAGEHIRVFPLSNWTELDIWTYIAAEGIELPPLYYAHRRPVVQRDGMLLAHTRFLQLLDGEQPQETTVRFRTVGDATCTGCVESTAATPAEVVMEVAAARVTERGATRADDRISEAGMEDRKREGYF, encoded by the coding sequence GTGAGCCAGTACGCGAAGTCGACGGCTAGTACCTACGAGCTACCTCATCTGGACGCGCTCGAAGCCGAGTCGGCACACATATTCCGTGAAGTAGCGGCAACATTCGAACGCCCGGTGTTGCTGTTCTCCGGCGGCAAGGACTCGGTGGTGATGCTGCATTTGGCGGCCAAGGCCTTCTGGCCCGCGCCGCTGCCGTTCCCGGTGCTGCACATCGATACCGGGCACAACTTCGACGAGGTGATCGCCTACCGCGACGAGACGGTCGCGCGGTTCGGACTGCGGCTGGTGGTCGGCAAGGTACAGGACGATATCGACGCCGGGCGGGTCGTCGAGGAGACCGGCCCGCGCGCCTCACGCAACCGGCTGCAGACCACCACGCTGCTGCGTGCTATCCAGGAGGGCTCGTTCGACGCGGTCTTCGGCGGCGCGCGGCGCGATGAGGAGAAGGCGCGCGCCAAGGAGCGGGTGTTCAGCTTCCGCGACGAGTACGGCCAGTGGGATCCGCGTAGCCAGCGACCCGAGCTGTGGAATCTCTACAACGGCAGACACCGTGCGGGCGAACACATTCGAGTGTTCCCGCTGTCGAACTGGACCGAGCTCGACATCTGGACCTATATCGCGGCCGAGGGCATCGAGCTGCCGCCGCTCTACTACGCGCATCGCCGTCCGGTGGTACAGCGCGACGGAATGTTGTTGGCGCACACGCGCTTCCTGCAGCTCCTCGACGGCGAGCAACCACAGGAGACGACGGTGCGGTTCCGCACGGTCGGCGACGCCACCTGCACCGGCTGCGTCGAATCGACCGCCGCCACCCCCGCCGAAGTGGTCATGGAGGTGGCCGCGGCCAGGGTGACCGAGCGTGGCGCCACCCGCGCCGACGATCGAATCTCCGAGGCGGGCATGGAAGATCGCAAACGAGAGGGCTACTTCTGA
- a CDS encoding TetR/AcrR family transcriptional regulator has protein sequence MAPPRKHDTDVILDAARTLVLADGPRAASVAAIAEASGAPVGTLYHRFGNRNGVLTAAWLRALERFQAGALAAAEHPDPVEAGVEMVRAALTFGRELPDDARLLLNLRPSDLLDGGPDEDFRARLATMNAPLFEHLRRIAIGLFGRADAREIDAVSRAVVDLPYAALRHHAHAPTLPDWLDTDLPAAARTLLTSYHPHASSNGT, from the coding sequence ATGGCGCCTCCCCGCAAGCACGACACCGACGTGATCCTCGACGCAGCGCGCACCCTGGTGCTCGCCGACGGCCCGCGCGCCGCCAGTGTGGCGGCCATCGCCGAGGCCAGCGGTGCGCCGGTCGGCACGCTGTACCACCGCTTCGGCAATCGCAACGGCGTGCTGACCGCCGCCTGGCTGCGCGCACTCGAACGTTTCCAGGCGGGCGCCCTGGCCGCCGCCGAGCACCCCGACCCGGTCGAGGCAGGCGTCGAGATGGTGCGCGCCGCCCTGACGTTCGGCCGCGAATTACCCGACGACGCAAGACTTCTGCTCAACCTGCGTCCCAGCGACCTACTCGACGGCGGTCCCGACGAGGACTTCCGCGCCCGCCTCGCCACCATGAACGCCCCCCTCTTCGAACACCTCCGCCGCATCGCCATCGGCCTGTTCGGCCGGGCGGACGCCCGCGAAATCGACGCCGTCAGCCGGGCGGTAGTCGACCTCCCCTACGCCGCCCTCCGCCACCACGCCCACGCCCCCACCCTCCCCGACTGGCTCGACACCGACCTCCCTGCCGCCGCCCGAACCCTTCTCACCTCCTACCACCCGCACGCTTCGTCGAACGGGACATGA